ACAATGGTGTGGGATTTAAATTTTGGGGATCTAAGATGTGTAGAGTTTCGACATGTCCGTCGCTGCACAGTATCGGCCGAGCCGACTATCGGTCCGAGTGCGATCGGTCGCCCGCTCGAGGATCTCGTGGCTCTCCGGCGCTCGGCGCGCCCACTCGTTTCACTTCTTGGAGCCGAAGCTCACGCACCCGAGACAGGTCTTCGAGAATACCATCCCAGTGTAACCGAGCCTGGTGAGCCCCGTTCAGGGCGCTTCCTGGATCGCGAGTTCGCCGTCCTCGGGCTCGGCGAGGAAGTAGACGTGGCTGAACGGCTCGTCGGCGTCTTCGCCCGTCCCGTGCCAGTGCTCCTCACCGGGTTCGAAGACGACCAGGTCGCCTTCCGAGACCTCGCGTTCGCCTTCGCGGTTGCCGATCATGCCGGTGCCCTCCGTGACGTAGAGGATCTGGACGCCCGCGTGGGCGTGGAACTTGGTGCGCTCGCCGGGGCGGAAGGTCACTTCGGCGGCGTTGACGCTGGTCCCGTCGAACGCGCTCTCGATACCCTCCGAGAGCAGCGGTGTTCCGACCTGTACCGGGTGGTCCGTCTCCTCGCTGTCGGCCGAGTCCAGACTGGTAACGTCCATGGTTCGGACAGAACTTGGGCCGTTTCGTCCTTCAGTCCGATGCTATGCTGAAAGCCCGTTCAAGTACACCCTGTTCGCTTTCGGGGGCGGTCCCCCAGTAGAACAGGCCGACGCCGACCACGGTGACGATAGCCAGGATGGTCAGCGGGACGCTGTACCCGCCCGTGACGCCGCGGAGCGCGCTGATGGCGAGCGGCGAGAGGAAGGCCGCGCCGGCCGTCGAGGTGTTGAGGAGGCCGACGGTCGCCGTCGCGTTGTCGGCGCCGAATCGCGTGAGCACGATCGGTGACCAGAGCGCGGCAAGCGTCCCGTTGCCGATGCCGAACCCGACCAGCACGGCGTACAGCGCGGGTCGCGACCCGACTGCCGGGAGCACGAGGACGCACGCCGCGGCAAGCGCCACGCAGGCCGCGAACACGGTGCGCGGTCCGAGGCGGTCGCCGACGAAGCCGCCGCCGACGCGAGCGAAGATGCTGACGCCGCCGACGAGGCCGAACGCGCCGGCGGCGACGGCGGCGTCGATGCCGTTCGTCGTGAGGATGTCGACCAGTTGTGACGAGAGGACGTAGTACCAGCCCCACAGCAGGCCGTAGCCGAGCGCCGCGCCGACGAAGTCCCTGTCGGTGAGTCGGCCGCGCAGCCAGTCGAGGCCGACGGTGCCCGTCGACTCCGAGTGTCCCGGGGGCCGCCGGAAGACGAGACTCGACAGGAGGACGACGACGGCGGCCGCGCCGGCGACGACGGCGAAGGCGGTGCGGAAGTCCACCCGCTCGAACAGCCAGAGCCACGCGAACGGGATCGTCAGCACGCCGAGGCCGTTGCCCGCCATCGTGATGCCCATCGCCGTGCCCTCGTGGGCGTCGAACCACTGCGGGACGAGCGAGACGACGACGATGAAGGCCGTGCCGCCGGCCGTCCCGAGCAGCGCGAACGCGGCGACGACGCCGACGTACGAGTCGACGGCGCCGAGTCCGGCGGCGGCGACCGCAAGGCCGACGCCGGCGACGGCGACGACCGACCGCAGCGGGAATCTGGCGGCGACGACGCCGAAGACGCCGCCCGAGATCAGGAACACCGCGGTCGTGATCGAGAACACCGAGGAGGCCTGCAGGTCGGTGAGACCGAACGCGGTCGAGAGCTGGCCCACGTAGACGGTGAACGTGAAGATGACGCCCCAGATGGTCGTGAGCATGGAGACGCCCAGCGCGACGAGCAGCCAGCTCCGCGCGGAGTCGAGGGCCGCTTCGTGCGCGTCGGACGCGTCAGTCGTCACGATTCGAGGTCTCGGACCCGCTCATACCGTCTGGCCTCCGTCGACGACCAGGGGGTGGCCGAGGACGAACGACGCGGCGTCCGAGCACAGCCAGACGACGGCGTTGGCGATCTCCTCGGGGTCGCCCATCCGTCCGATCGGCTCCTGGTCGACCGCCGCCTCGCGGCCGCCCTCCCTGTTGTCGGTGACGCGGTCCATCATCGACGTGTCGACGATGCCGGGACAGACGGCGTTGATACGGAGCTCGGTGTCGGCGTATTCGAGCGCCGCCGACTTCGTGAGCCCGACGACGCCGTGTTTCGCGGCGGTGTAGGCGACTTCGGGGAAGCCCCTGACCCCGGCGCCCGAGGAGACGTTGACGATCGCTCCGCCCGCCTCGCGGACGTGCGGGATCTGGTACTTCATCGAGAGGAAGACGCCGCGCAGGTCGGTGTCGAGGATGCGGTCCCACGCTTCGATCGACAGGTCCGCGGCCTTCACCGCGTCCTGCTCGACGCCGGCGTTGTTGCAGGCGTAGTCGAGCCGGCCGAACTCCGCGACCGTCGCCTCGACCGCCGCCCGCACCTCGTCGGCCTCGCGCAGGTCGCACGTAACGGCGAGGGCGTCGCTGCCCAGTTCCTCGATCCGCTCGGCCGTCTCCTCGTTGCCGTCCTCGTCGATGTCGGCGACGGCGACGGCGGCGCCCTGCTGGGCGAACGCCAGCGCCACCGCGCGACCGATGCCGCCCGCCGCGCCGGAGACGAACGCGACCTCGTCCTCGAAATCGAAGTACTCGCCCTGTGGCGTCGGAAACTCCCGTTCAGTCATCGAGTTTCACCGTGACTTTCAGCGCCGCTGCAGCGTTCATGTAGGCACCCTTTCGGGCCGACCGCCCTGAGCGTGATGCTAGCTGGAAAGCGTGTTTAAGTCGGGTTCCGTCCCGAGCGTCGACGTGAGCAGTTGCCGCTCGCCCCTTCGGAGCAGGCTCGACATGGACGGCTGGGAGATACCCATCTCCTCGGCCAGTTCCTCGGTGCTGGCCTGTCGCGGGCTCTCGTAGTAGCCGCGGCTGATGGCGAGGGTGAGCGCCTCGTGCTGGCGGTCGGTCAGTCCGTACTGCGAGGACTCGTCGTCCTCGGAAGGGTTCTGGGCGATCGAGATCAGGTCGATATCGATGCCGTACTCCTCGCAGCGGGCGCGCATCCCGTTGAACGCCTCGTAGTGCTGGAAGAGCTTCTTCTCGTACCAGCCCTCCGGCGTGACGACCGTCGGCTCCATCTGGGTGGCGGTGAACCGCTCGGGGGAGAACGCCTCCGAGACGACATCGGCCAGTTCGATGGTGACCTGATAGACGTCTTTTCCGCTGGCCCGTCCCAGCGACGTGACCTCGACCACCTCGTCGAACGCCAGGAGGTCGTCCTCGGTGACGCTCTCGTCCGGTTCGAGATAGACGACGAACACGCGGGCGTCGTGTTCGAGACAGAGCCCGTGGACGCACTCGAACTGCCCGGAGTCGAGCGACTCGGCGAGACCGACGAACGGGAGATGGGGCGAACGGATGAGAAATTCGGTCGTGACGGTCATCGGGCGAGCGTTCGCCGCGCGCATAGTTAAGCGTCGGGACTCGCGGGGTAACGGCGGCTTCGACCGGAATTCGGACGGCCGTCCGAGCGCCGGCCGGCCAAACACCGATAGGAACGGAACGAGAAGGCAGTATCAGTGACACATCCCCCACACAGCGACCCGGCCGACGAGGTGCTCGCCGATTCGGGGGTCGACGAGTCGGGGCTGTCGACCGGCGAGGCGAGCGAGCGGCGCGCGGCGCACGGCCCGAACGAGATCGCCCGCGGCGAGGGACGCTCGCCGGTCGGCATCTTCCTCGCGCAGTTCGACAGCTGGCTCATCTGGGTGTTGCTCGCCGCCGCGGCGCTGTCGGTGTGGGCCGGCCACGCCGTCGACGCCGTCCTCATCGCCGTCATCGTCGTCGCGAACGGCGTCTTCGGGTTCGTCCAGGACTACCGCGCCGAGCGGAGCCTCGAGTCGCTGCGGGAACTGACCGCACCGACGGCCGTCGTGCGCCGCGACGGCGAGACCGTCGAGGTTGCGGCGAGCGAACTGGTACCTGGTGACGTGGTCGAGCTGTCGGACGGCGACGTGGTACCGGCCGACGGCCGGCTCGTCGGGGCGACGGGGCTGGAGGTCGACGAGGCGGCGCTGACCGGCGAGAGCCTCCCCGTCTCGAAGGGAATCGAGCCGGTCGACGCCGACGCGCCGCTGGCCGAGCGGTCCTCGATGGTGTACAAGTCCACGGCGGTCACCCGGGGGAAGGCCGCCGTCGTCGTGACCGCGACCGGCGAGGACACGGAGGTGGGCGCGATCGCCCGGCAACTCGCCGCCACGGAGGAGACCGAGACGCCGCTGCAGGCCGAGCTGGACGACCTCGGCCGGACGCTCGGGCTGGGCGTCGTCGGGCTGGCCGCGCTGGTCGTCCCCCTGCTGTGGTTCCGCGGCGTCGAGCCGCTACAGACGGCGCTGACGGCGATATC
This DNA window, taken from Halosimplex litoreum, encodes the following:
- a CDS encoding cupin domain-containing protein gives rise to the protein MDVTSLDSADSEETDHPVQVGTPLLSEGIESAFDGTSVNAAEVTFRPGERTKFHAHAGVQILYVTEGTGMIGNREGEREVSEGDLVVFEPGEEHWHGTGEDADEPFSHVYFLAEPEDGELAIQEAP
- a CDS encoding glucose 1-dehydrogenase is translated as MTEREFPTPQGEYFDFEDEVAFVSGAAGGIGRAVALAFAQQGAAVAVADIDEDGNEETAERIEELGSDALAVTCDLREADEVRAAVEATVAEFGRLDYACNNAGVEQDAVKAADLSIEAWDRILDTDLRGVFLSMKYQIPHVREAGGAIVNVSSGAGVRGFPEVAYTAAKHGVVGLTKSAALEYADTELRINAVCPGIVDTSMMDRVTDNREGGREAAVDQEPIGRMGDPEEIANAVVWLCSDAASFVLGHPLVVDGGQTV
- a CDS encoding MFS transporter, which produces MTTDASDAHEAALDSARSWLLVALGVSMLTTIWGVIFTFTVYVGQLSTAFGLTDLQASSVFSITTAVFLISGGVFGVVAARFPLRSVVAVAGVGLAVAAAGLGAVDSYVGVVAAFALLGTAGGTAFIVVVSLVPQWFDAHEGTAMGITMAGNGLGVLTIPFAWLWLFERVDFRTAFAVVAGAAAVVVLLSSLVFRRPPGHSESTGTVGLDWLRGRLTDRDFVGAALGYGLLWGWYYVLSSQLVDILTTNGIDAAVAAGAFGLVGGVSIFARVGGGFVGDRLGPRTVFAACVALAAACVLVLPAVGSRPALYAVLVGFGIGNGTLAALWSPIVLTRFGADNATATVGLLNTSTAGAAFLSPLAISALRGVTGGYSVPLTILAIVTVVGVGLFYWGTAPESEQGVLERAFSIASD
- a CDS encoding helix-turn-helix domain-containing protein, translating into MTVTTEFLIRSPHLPFVGLAESLDSGQFECVHGLCLEHDARVFVVYLEPDESVTEDDLLAFDEVVEVTSLGRASGKDVYQVTIELADVVSEAFSPERFTATQMEPTVVTPEGWYEKKLFQHYEAFNGMRARCEEYGIDIDLISIAQNPSEDDESSQYGLTDRQHEALTLAISRGYYESPRQASTEELAEEMGISQPSMSSLLRRGERQLLTSTLGTEPDLNTLSS